The sequence TCGCATGAAACAACATGAGTATTGACTAGTCTTTCTCACTTTTAGAGATATATTCCGCCTCCCCTGCACACCGGAGGGAATGTACCTACTACATCGCTGTTGGGTATtacaagctgaagaattaCGCGTATGCTAAGAAATTCAATGGTCAGTTCTTCATTTCACCTTTGCGATGATATCAATTGTTTTTCAGCCAGTCCTATCCCTTGAATTCgttatttcttcttttgtcaaAATACCTGTCTTACGGTCCATCAGTAACTGCTTTGAACTGACACCTCATATCCTCACGTAGATCTGCTCCTCTCTGTCGAACCAGAGAACATGCAAGCTCAATCTCTGCGCACactgattgatcaagctgTTCAAAGAGATGGTTATATAGGTGAGACTCAATGCTCTTTCCTCCATTCTCTCTTACCGGCGGCTATTCTTCCTTGCGAGATAGCCGAAACTTCTCCCATCATCGCTTTTATAGCACTTGAGCTGACAACCATACGTATTTGCTTTGTATAGGTATGGGTCTCATAGCTGGTGCAGCAGCAGTGACGGGATTGATAGTTGCTGGACTTGTCAAACGTTCGAGAAGGTAATTGCAAGTGTGTCGCTCTGATCTTATATACCAAAAACAAACGCGGCTGCGGTAATCCGGAGATGAAATCATGTCGAAAGTATATTCTGATTGATATGACAAGTAGAGTTTTTGCCATACATATATGTACATAGTATCACTATTGGTCTACCTATATGCAAGCTCGTCCTCTGGGATCTGAGTTGTCTAAGCGGTGATGGTGAGAAGCATGAGGACATAGCCATACCATTTCCGGTGTATGACAAAGTTGAGCGCCACTTGAAGTTGATCTAATGAATAATATTCATGCTTCATGCGCAACCAGCGTCAAAAAAAGAGTGGAAAAATGAAATTAAAATAAAGTGACCGGCCGAACATCTCCTATGAAATCTGATATGGACACACACCCACCGCAAGCCGAAAAAATATCAGATATCGACGATTTCGTTTCATTGGAATAAATCGATCATCCATTCCAGCGAAATAAAGTGCATATACCAACATAATCATAGGTATACACGTACATAGGCGTCGACTGTCGATCCTCGATTGTGCAACAAATACGATCTGAAGGATCGGCTGTACTTCCAAAAAGGTGATGTGAGTCTTTTCTTTTACGTACCGAACATCAAAAACGATCTTATCTCGGCGATGGGCCAAGATGCGCCCTCGAGGAGAGATGTGTTGTCAGGCTTCGCGAAGCATACGCGTGGATCAGACGGAGTCGATGACACGAGAGGATGACGTTGAAAGAAAATTCAAGGCAAGGGAAAAAACTAAATATCAAACGGGCTCTTGCGCATGGGGGGTGTATAAAGAATTGAAGGAAAAAGTTTCCCTCATTCTCGATGGAATACTGCATACAACTTCACATGGCTGAATCTAGTCGCTGATCCTGATTCACAATCCATAGCTTCTCAGGCGAATCATACTGTGGGACACAAGGAGCAATAGCAATACCACTAAGGGGGTTTTCCAACATACGGAAAATTTCAGCCTAATCTCAATTTACATCAAGTCTCATCAGATCGAAGATATTGGATCCTCTAGAGATCGCCAAATCCCATCCAACCTTTCCATTTCACACAACCACTTTTTGTCatgtcatcctcatcctcctcttcttcttctggttctggAACTCATTTCCACGTACATCCCCATTCTGCACATCTAACTGCGAACGGAACCGGAACCGGAAATGGAAACATGAGTGTCCCGCCAATCCAACCTGCAGGAGAATCATCGATAGctctggaagaagaagaagatcatgattACGAGAGTTTACCAGTAGGAAGTGGTTGGGCAGTCAACATGGCTGCTGGAGCTATGGTATGTGGATTTGATTTAATTCTTTATTTTCAAATCTGTCGGAAGGAGTGCAGCAGGAaattcaagctgatgataatCGTGTGATTGTGTATAGGCCGGTATCTCTGAACATGCTGCTATATTCCCTGTTGATTccatcaaagtgagtaatgatatcttgtattttcattttgttgAAATTGGCTGATGCTGATTGGTTGTTTTCTGAAAGACTCGTATGCAAGTACTTCCAGCATTAAATCCAATACTATCACCACTTGGCGCATCTACCTCATCATCcgcagcaacagcagcaacaacgGCAACAGcgggagcaggagcaggagcaggggGAGTAAGACCATCTCCACCACAATTAAATACAATCATGCAACACGTCAggtcaatatcaacaacagaaGGTTTACGTTCACTCTGGAGAGGTGTAGCTTCAGTAATATTAGGTGCTGGTCCAGCCCATGCAGCTCATTTTGGAATGTACGAATTCGTGAGGGAGATAAGTGGTGGTAGGGGTGAAGGATGGTCAGGTGTAGCTGGAACCGCTTTAGCTGGTGCAGCAGCAACGATATCAAGTGATGCCTTAATGAATCCTTTTGACGGTGAGTATCCATTATTCTTTTTGGTGTACAGAGTATACTATGTATGTGCGAGGTTTGTGCTGATGTATTTTACGGCCGCCCCCATAGTGATTAAGCAAAGAATGCAAATAAGGAACTCGCCTCATCGAACCGTAATATCCTGTGCGAAAACGGTCTACGCGAGAGAAGGATTAGCTGCTTTCTACGTTTCATATCCTACCACTCTGACGATGAGTGTACCTTTTACCGCCGTTCAATTTTCCGCGTACGAAAGTTTGAAGACTCTTCTAAATCCAGATGGGAGTTATAGTCCCATAACTCATTGTACGGCTGGTGGAATTGCGGGTGGATTGGCTGCGGCCGTGACCACCCCATTGGATGTTGCCAAGGTGAGTGTTTGAATGGAATTTCGCTTTTGTTCATTATACGAGAAGGAAAAGATAGAAGAGAACCCGAGATATCATAGGATTACAGCTGGGACCCTCATGAAGCAGGAATTCCGAGTAATCGCGCATCAGCACGGCGCGGTGAAGCATAATCTCACGGGAGTACTAACCGCTCGTCACGGGGTCAGAGGGTTAAGGAAGGTTCACAGGGTGGTCCATCAAAGAAATCTCGCTAAACGCTCGATTACCTCCCATAGACCCTCCTCCAAACTAGAGGATCAAATTCCGATCCTCGTATAAGAGCAGCCCGATCAATGGGAGAAGCACTGCGGATTATACGAGATAGAGATGGATTGAGAGGATtaagaagaggaatgttaCCCAGAGTGTTGACTGTCGCTCCTAGTACAGCTATCAGTTGGATGAGTTATGAGTTCTTCAGTGAGTGGCTTGGTTTTTTTGGGGGTTTTCTGAAGGATCCGATGTAATTTGATTTGTTGGATGGGAGGAGTGAACGTTGGAATGGTGAAAAGGGGTctgaagggaaagagaggagatgagatgaaaaaTCGAGAGGTTATCAGAGGTACCACTGGTTGCGTGGTAGACTTGATACTTGACTAAAGGAGGAGAGCGAATCCCGGTGTGAGCGAGAAGGAAAGACACACTTCACACTTCGAGATCGAGAGATTTCTGGACCTGAACACCATTTGCTGATTCCTTTGTTTTTTGTTACAAATTCGCTTTTGTAGAAGTACTCATAAGGCAAAATGGACAATTCCCCGAAACAGGTCAAATGGCttaagaaaagaaaagaaaagaaatcatgttcaaatctcaaatcagcatttcattcgtcctcttcaatatttaatgaatatatatatatatatatattgtaaACAGAAAGTTCCTTCAtatatcaaatatatcaaatgGTCTAAATGCatagaaaagagaaaatgtATGAAACGCAATTGAGTATCGAGGTCAATGTGTCAATGAG comes from Kwoniella shivajii chromosome 9, complete sequence and encodes:
- a CDS encoding mitochondria fission 1 protein, whose protein sequence is MPTELPYAAEAESSLGYEELQVLRTQYYKEIEQGHVTTQSKFNYGWGLVKSSTAELQTEGVKLLQEIYSASPAHRRECTYYIAVGYYKLKNYAYAKKFNDLLLSVEPENMQAQSLRTLIDQAVQRDGYIGMGLIAGAAAVTGLIVAGLVKRSRR